GGTGGTCGAATTGATACTGACGCTTTTGGTTCCCACATGAAGCCGCTTGGCAATCTGCTTAACTGTCTGCGTAATCTGACCAGTCTGCGCAGAAGCGGACTGAATTGCACTAAAGTCGTCGTATTGGATCGCTAAAATAAGCAGCAGCAGCGTCCCGACGATAATGGTTAAATCTTTGTATTTGCTGTCCATTCGATTACGAAGGTAATGGACCAAAAAGCCAATAAAAATGACTGCCAGCACGCTTAAAATAATGATTCTGGCGTACTGCCAGCTACTTTGAGAACCTTGAAGATAGTCGTACGTGTAAAACGTCATTGTGCATCCCCCTTTATCGTTATCTTCATTTTATCTCAAAGTTTCGTTCAATTGTTAATCCATTTGGTGATGCTCGGCCAACTGTAATTATTCACAATAATTCTTGGGGTGAGTTTTAAGTTACTATGGTTGGTCACCAAGCCATCGTTCAAGGTCAAGATGACTTTTAGGCCGGGGCGGTTGGCAAGAAACTTTTGAATCTGGGAGTCGCCGCTGCCGTATGGATAAGTAAAAATTGGTGACTTATAGCCGACCTTTTCCTTCAAGACATCCTGGCTGACCGCATAATCACGCTTAAAGCGAGTGTAGTTCGCCGGAATGTTGAACACCGGGATCCCGTGATCAACCAAATAATGCATCCGATTGGTGTGAACACCAAAGGTCACTAAACTATCGGCCTGTTTTTGCAGCCTTTGGATTGCCGGCCAAGTTGCCAATTTAGTTCCCTGCTTATACCAACCGGTGTTGCCGGTAATAATCGACTGGGTAAACGGGTAATGTAATTTTTCGAGGATCGGAAACGCATTGTCGATCGACGTCCGGTCAACATCATCAAAGGTAATTACCACGTACTTACCGCGAATGGGGCGCTTGCTGTGAGCCATAGCAATCATTTGTTTGATTGAAATCACTTTGATGTGATGGGATTTCAAATAATACATCTGCTTTTTAAAGGAAGGCAGGTTGACGTTAAAATCGTGAAACTGTGTGTTCGGCGACACTTTTTCATCGAACCGGACAATGTCATTCGGTGCCAAAATCCGGTGGTAGGAGAACACCATGATGCCATTTTTGATTCGCTGGTCACGTTTGGAAATCGCAAAATCAGGCCGATTGCCCAGCTGATAGGCAATATTGTGTCGAACACTGACTGCCAAAAGTGCCAAAAAGACCAGAATAAAACCGCTTAGAATCCACTTACGACTTGTTTTGCTCATGATTTTTCGCCCTCCGCTCAAGTTTCTTAATTCGCAGCCAACCAAAAATTGTCATCAAGATGACCATCACCACGACCAGGATGGCAAATCGGGCATAGGCAAAGTAGGACAGGTTCAAAAAGAGGTAATCAGAAACCAGCGTGTCCGAGTATGCGTTCAATAGGAAGCAAACGTTGACGTAGATCACGTAAGCTGTCATGGCCCACAAAGCCACCAAAAAGATGAACCGTTCCAACAATTTAAGAATTGAGGATCGTTTCCGAATAATCAGGTTGTTAGTCTTCTTTTTCATGATTAAAGCCCCCGATCCGGACTACGCCAACTGCCAACATGACTCGGATCCAGGAAGAACGATCCCAGGGCAGTTAGGCAACTGACCAAGTTGATGAACCAATAAAAAATCACATACAGTGGCAACAGTGACAGGTCCTGCCATTTGATAAAATCGGACTCTCTGGAATCGGCATAACCAATCAAGAATTGAATCAAACTAATGAGCAATAGTAGAAATAAAATCACGCCGTCCATGATGATGTCACCTGTGAACATAATCGTGAACAGATAAAACAACGTCACAAATGAGCAGCTGATAGCCCACAAATCACTGAGCACCATGTCCATCAGCAGCCACTGTTCACTCAAGCGACCGGTGATAAACATCCCCCGGTTGCGAAACAGCACTTCAAAGCCTCCGCGGGCCCAGCGCCTTCGTTGGTGAATCAAATCGATTATTCGTTCCGGAACCAAGATCCATGCGACCGACTCCGGGCAGTAACGGACCTGCCAGCCATGGTGATAAAGGCGCCAAGTAATATCAATATCCTCAG
Above is a genomic segment from Lentilactobacillus buchneri containing:
- a CDS encoding DUF3290 domain-containing protein, with the protein product MTFYTYDYLQGSQSSWQYARIIILSVLAVIFIGFLVHYLRNRMDSKYKDLTIIVGTLLLLILAIQYDDFSAIQSASAQTGQITQTVKQIAKRLHVGTKSVSINSTTQNANLMAKTPSGYYRVDYNADGSQFVLEKVELDSSSHIKVQEAN
- a CDS encoding polysaccharide deacetylase family protein produces the protein MSKTSRKWILSGFILVFLALLAVSVRHNIAYQLGNRPDFAISKRDQRIKNGIMVFSYHRILAPNDIVRFDEKVSPNTQFHDFNVNLPSFKKQMYYLKSHHIKVISIKQMIAMAHSKRPIRGKYVVITFDDVDRTSIDNAFPILEKLHYPFTQSIITGNTGWYKQGTKLATWPAIQRLQKQADSLVTFGVHTNRMHYLVDHGIPVFNIPANYTRFKRDYAVSQDVLKEKVGYKSPIFTYPYGSGDSQIQKFLANRPGLKVILTLNDGLVTNHSNLKLTPRIIVNNYSWPSITKWINN